The Colias croceus chromosome 18, ilColCroc2.1 genome has a window encoding:
- the LOC123699471 gene encoding protein CLP1 homolog isoform X2 has translation MTEVQLQEFKLEPDSELRFEVESKNEKVVLEVKSGYAELFGTELVKGKPYEFHTGAKVAVFTWHGCTVELRGRTEVSYVAKETPMVVYLNVHAALEQQRVAAEQENTRGPVTMVVGPGDVGKSTLTRILLNYAVRMGRRPIYVDLDVGQGHISVPGTIGALLVERPASIEEGFSQQAPLVYHFGHKSPDENLELYNTIVSRLAEVIAERCENNKKASTSGVIINTCGWVKGAGYKVLTHAAQAFEVDVILVLDNERLYNELKRDMPKFVKVVYLPKSGGVVERSISQRAELRDARIREYFYGKRTPYYPHSFDVKFTDLKIYKDCSGHRATNSHNSVAAAATPPKHYFVTLRTTVYGQPLDRL, from the exons atGACGGAAGTTCAGTTACAAGAGTTTAAACTTGAACCAGATTCAGAACTTCGGTTTGAAGTCGAATCAAAGAACGAAAAAGTTGTTTTAGAg GTTAAGAGTGGTTACGCTGAGTTGTTTGGCACAGAGCTGGTTAAAGGTAAACCATATGAGTTCCACACGGGAGCCAAGGTAGCAGTGTTCACGTGGCACGGCTGTACGGTAGAACTACGCGGTCGCACGGAAGTCAGCTATGTGGCGAAGGAAACACCAATg GTGGTATACCTCAATGTACACGCTGCATTAGAGCAGCAGAGAGTTGCGGCAGAACAGGAAAACACTCGGGGCCCAGTTACTATGGTGGTTGGGCCGGGTGATGTCGGCAAGTCCACGCTGACCAGGATCCTGCTAAACTATGCTGTGAGAATGGGGCGTAGGCCTATATATGTGGATCTTGACGTGGGACAGGGGCATATTAGTGTCCCAGGAACCATTG GTGCACTTCTAGTAGAGCGGCCAGCGTCCATAGAGGAGGGGTTCAGCCAGCAAGCACCTCTGGTGTACCACTTTGGTCACAAGTCCcctgatgaaaatttagaactatATAATACAATTGTGTCTCGACTTGCTGAGGTTATCGCTGAGAGGTGCGAGAATAATAAGAaag CATCAACATCAGGCGTAATAATTAACACATGTGGATGGGTGAAAGGCGCCGGTTATAAAGTGTTGACGCACGCCGCTCAGGCATTTGAG GTGGATGTGATATTAGTATTAGATAACGAAAGGCTGTACAATGAATTGAAACGTGACATGCCAAAGTTTGTGAAAGTTGTGTACTTGCCCAAAAGTGGAGGg GTTGTAGAACGGTCGATATCGCAACGCGCCGAGTTACGGGACGCGCGAATCCGCGAATATTTCTATGGAAAGAGGACTCCATACTACCCGCATTCGTTTGACGTTAAGTTCACAgatcttaaaatatataag GACTGCAGTGGACACAGAGCGACAAACTCTCACAATTCTGTCGCCGCAGCCGCGACCCCTCCCAAACACTATTTTGTTACTCTCAGAACTACAGTATATGGACAACCACTAGACCGTTTATGA
- the LOC123699472 gene encoding alanine--tRNA ligase, mitochondrial-like, translated as MLRIPVRTNFTQKTFQLRMKSSSGFIRSTFIDYFVNNHGHKHIKSSSVVPLCDPTVPFVNAGMNQFKGVFLGMVDPPFPRVVNSQKCIRVGGKHNDLDLVGLDGHHHTFFEMLGNWSFGDYYKKEACKMAWDLLLGPYRLKPEDLLVTYFGGDVTIGLIEDRECRDIWKEIGVPSSRLKDCGAKDNFWEMGASGPCGPCTEIHYVHPDGSLTEIWNIVFIQCNRDTDGSIKSLRRQHVDTGMGLERVAALLQGVPSNYDTDLFRPIIAGIEKNSKNVSPYGGNYGSDAVLDQQYRRLADHARMISVCLADGAFPATSLNLKQIMRKTFKMCSDVFHNPHLLSILYNHVAESLGDTYPELMMKERDAKLILEYERESYSKMRSNLAKKWKDLVKRYPEVVEFSDVEMAGFALGYKELKETMKKLKSNTIPGELVFKLYDTHGFQEEIIERIATLNNLEIDKKGFWKLLQQHKSRHKTAFKEQSTKQGILFDQAIETILKTGVKRTNDQPKYDFNVIDNRVIFEPLKTKVVAILNENIEWVDFLEPCENRPYYIVTESTNFYTEAGGQVSDLGVIKFNKHIQLIVDSVFKIRDFVFHKGHFKLHDSENKYVNNTSEVFLEVNSERRLNIMRNHTGVHLLNAAMRQVLPDSVIGQVGSSVSDVGFSLSLVVYGEKLSQAVVLEAQELIRNAIKSDATVDTRVIDSTQLSCEDSVITVPGETYPETGLRLVSCSLPLLSKELCCGTHVRSIRDLQEICVCSVKGAATHTPTLHALTGARAAQTRELFCRAQKLAQVAELADPEQVKQEVNSIKQQLVALCGGGAPCGEYAECLKLMDTLVKRAGSKNDGAMQAMAETEIVEACQEAVREGRRFVVHFLRCSYLMQPHSAAHALAHTRTSTRGDVITHTETHKIQDRADVTRARSDVTAHTLTHSIDATQDVMHTRAPGRSNVTIAKIQDGGTNDVTGVGGGDDVTGELPAMLLGCAGGVIVAVARVPQELVNKNFTAQKWLSCILPIFQAEIAPHEGLDTKAQMNATKVSLINCEQMVQDAMRVAIKFAQCHLKDVAVDNRVRSNENRQQN; from the exons atgttacgaATACCGGTTCGAACTAACTTTACtcaaaaaacttttcaattGCGGATGAAATCATCCAGTGGGTTTATAAGGAGTacatttattgattatttcGTTAATAATCATGGTCATAAACATATAAAGTCGAGTTCAGTTGTGCCGCTGTGTGATCCTACAGTCCCATTTGTTAATGCTGGCATGAATCAG TTCAAAGGAGTGTTTCTCGGGATGGTAGACCCTCCGTTTCCTCGAGTGGTGAATTCACAGAAGTGTATCAGAGTGGGAGGGAAACATAATGACCTGGACCTCGTTGGTTTAGATGGACACCATCATACATTCTTTGAAATGCTTGGAAACTGGTCTTTCGGTGATTATTATAag AAAGAAGCTTGCAAAATGGCTTGGGATTTGCTCCTGGGTCCATACAGATTAAAACCTGAAGACTTACTTGTCACTTACTTTGGTGGAGATGTCACTATTGGCCTCATTGAAGATAGAGAATGTAGGGACATATGGAAAGAAATTgg tGTGCCATCAAGCCGTTTAAAAGACTGTGGGGCAAAAGACAATTTCTGGGAGATGGGCGCGAGCGGACCGTGCGGGCCGTGCACGGAGATACATTATGTACACCCAGATGGATCACTCACGGAGATCTGGAATATCGTGTTTATACAGTgcaatag GGACACAGATGGCTCAATAAAGAGCTTGCGACGTCAGCACGTAGACACGGGCATGGGTTTAGAAAGAGTAGCTGCGTTGCTACAAGGGGTCCCTAGTAACTACGATACAGACCTGTTCCGACCAATCATAGCGGGTATTGAGAAG AACAGTAAGAATGTGTCCCCATACGGTGGCAACTACGGCTCTGATGCTGTACTGGACCAGCAGTATCGCAGACTAGCTGACCACGCGAGGATGATCAGCGTGTGTCTGGCTGATGGAGCCTTTCCGGCCACCAG TTTAAACCTCAAACAAATAATGCGCAAAACATTCAAAATGTGTTCCGACGTGTTCCACAATCCACACCTACTGTCCATTCTCTACAACCACGTGGCGGAAAGCCTCGGGGACACGTACCCTGAGCTGATGATGAAGGAAAGAGATGCCAAACTCATCTTAGAGTATGAGAGAGAGAGTTATAGTAAAATGCGGAGTAACCTCGCTAAGAAGTGGAAGGATCTGGTGAAACGGTACCCGGAGGTGGTGGAATTTAGTGATGTTGAGATGGCAGGATTTGCGCTAGGATACAAGGAGCTTAAAGAG ACCATGAAAAAGCTGAAATCAAACACAATACCTGGAGAGTTAGTATTCAAACTCTATGACACGCATGGCTTCCAAGAGGAAATCATTGAACGAATCGCTACTTTGAACAATCTAGAAATAGACAAGAAGGGCTTCTGGAAACTTCTGCAGCAACACAAATCGAGACACAAAACCGCATTCAAAGAACAATCTACGAAACAAGGAATTTTATTCGATCAAGCGATTGAAACTATCCTAAAAACTGGTGTCAAACGCACTAACGATCAACCGAAATACGACTTTAATGTGATAGACAATAGAGTGATTTTCGAACCGCTAAAAACGAAAGTAGTAGCCATTCTAAATGAGAACATTGAATGGGTGGATTTCCTCGAACCCTGCGAAAATAGACCGTATTACATAGTAACAGAAAGCACAAATTTCTATACAGAAGCCGGGGGACAAGTGTCAGATTTAGGCgtaataaaattcaacaaaCACATTCAATTAATAGTGGACAGTGTGTTCAAAATACGCGATTTCGTGTTTCACAAGGGACATTTTAAATTGCATGatagtgaaaataaatatgtgaatAATACAAGTGAAGTGTTTTTAGAAGTGAATAGTGAGAGACGTTTGAATATAATGAGGAATCATACAGGTGTTCATTTGTTGAATGCGGCTATGAGGCAAGTGCTTCCCGATAGTGTGATAGGACAAGTGGGGTCTAGTGTTAGTGATGTGGGATTCAGTTTGAGTTTGGTTGTGTATGGGGAGAAACTGTCGCAAGCTGTTGTGTTGGAAGCGCAGGAATTGATTCG AAACGCCATTAAATCGGACGCAACAGTAGATACGCGAGTAATAGACAGCACGCAGTTGTCCTGCGAGGATTCTGTGATAACTGTCCCTGGAGAGACTTATCCCGAGACTGGATTGAGATTGGTATCTTGCTCGCTACCCTTGCTGTCTAA GGAGTTATGTTGCGGCACACATGTGCGTTCTATACGAGATTTACAAGAAATATGCGTGTGCAGTGTAAAGGGCGCGGCCACGCACACGCCCACATTGCACGCACTTACCGGCGCACGCGCAGCGCAg ACTCGCGAGCTATTCTGCCGCGCGCAGAAACTCGCTCAAGTAGCGGAACTAGCGGACCCTGAGCAAGTTAAACAGGAAGTGAACAGTATAAAGCAGCAGCTGGTGGCCCTGTGCGGGGGCGGAGCACCCTGCGGGGAGTACGCGGAGTGCCTGAAGTTGATGGACACCCTGGTGAAGAGGGCTGGCAGTAAGAACGATGGGGCTATGCA AGCAATGGCTGAAACAGAAATAGTCGAAGCGTGCCAAGAAGCAGTCCGCGAGGGCCGTCGGTTCGTTGTCCATTTCTTGCGCTGCTCCTATTTGATGCAACCGCACTCCGCTGCGCATGCGCTCGCACACACACGCACAAGTACACGTGGTGACGTCATCACACACACAGAGACGCACAAAATACAAGATCGCGCGGATGTTACGCGCGCACGCAGTGACGTCACCGCACACACACTTACACACTCCATAGATGCGACACAAGATGTAATGCACACACGTGCGCCCGGACGCAGTAACGTCACCATAGCCAAGATTCAAGATGGCGGTACGAATGACGTCACAGGGGTGGGGGGAGGTGATGACGTCACGGGGGAGCTGCCTGCGATGTTGTTGGGGTGCGCGGGAGGCGTGATCGTCGCTGTAGCTAGAGTGCCGCAG GAGCTGGTGAACAAAAACTTCACAGCGCAGAAGTGGCTGAGCTGCATATTGCCAATTTTCCAAGCAGAGATCGCTCCACATGAGGGGCTGGATACAAAAGCTCAAATGAACGCTACTAAA gtcaGCCTTATAAACTGTGAACAGATGGTGCAAGACGCGATGCGGGTCGCCATTAAATTTGCTCAATGTCACTTGAAAGATGTAGCCGTAGATAATAGAGTTAGGTCCAATGAGAATAGACAACAGAACTGA
- the LOC123699471 gene encoding protein CLP1 homolog isoform X1, which produces MTEVQLQEFKLEPDSELRFEVESKNEKVVLEVKSGYAELFGTELVKGKPYEFHTGAKVAVFTWHGCTVELRGRTEVSYVAKETPMVVYLNVHAALEQQRVAAEQENTRGPVTMVVGPGDVGKSTLTRILLNYAVRMGRRPIYVDLDVGQGHISVPGTIGALLVERPASIEEGFSQQAPLVYHFGHKSPDENLELYNTIVSRLAEVIAERCENNKKASTSGVIINTCGWVKGAGYKVLTHAAQAFEVDVILVLDNERLYNELKRDMPKFVKVVYLPKSGGVVERSISQRAELRDARIREYFYGKRTPYYPHSFDVKFTDLKIYKVGAPSLPDSCMPLGMRAAEALTALVAVWAGPALAHRLLAVSFAAAPDDLALHANLAGFVCVTAVDTERQTLTILSPQPRPLPNTILLLSELQYMDNH; this is translated from the exons atGACGGAAGTTCAGTTACAAGAGTTTAAACTTGAACCAGATTCAGAACTTCGGTTTGAAGTCGAATCAAAGAACGAAAAAGTTGTTTTAGAg GTTAAGAGTGGTTACGCTGAGTTGTTTGGCACAGAGCTGGTTAAAGGTAAACCATATGAGTTCCACACGGGAGCCAAGGTAGCAGTGTTCACGTGGCACGGCTGTACGGTAGAACTACGCGGTCGCACGGAAGTCAGCTATGTGGCGAAGGAAACACCAATg GTGGTATACCTCAATGTACACGCTGCATTAGAGCAGCAGAGAGTTGCGGCAGAACAGGAAAACACTCGGGGCCCAGTTACTATGGTGGTTGGGCCGGGTGATGTCGGCAAGTCCACGCTGACCAGGATCCTGCTAAACTATGCTGTGAGAATGGGGCGTAGGCCTATATATGTGGATCTTGACGTGGGACAGGGGCATATTAGTGTCCCAGGAACCATTG GTGCACTTCTAGTAGAGCGGCCAGCGTCCATAGAGGAGGGGTTCAGCCAGCAAGCACCTCTGGTGTACCACTTTGGTCACAAGTCCcctgatgaaaatttagaactatATAATACAATTGTGTCTCGACTTGCTGAGGTTATCGCTGAGAGGTGCGAGAATAATAAGAaag CATCAACATCAGGCGTAATAATTAACACATGTGGATGGGTGAAAGGCGCCGGTTATAAAGTGTTGACGCACGCCGCTCAGGCATTTGAG GTGGATGTGATATTAGTATTAGATAACGAAAGGCTGTACAATGAATTGAAACGTGACATGCCAAAGTTTGTGAAAGTTGTGTACTTGCCCAAAAGTGGAGGg GTTGTAGAACGGTCGATATCGCAACGCGCCGAGTTACGGGACGCGCGAATCCGCGAATATTTCTATGGAAAGAGGACTCCATACTACCCGCATTCGTTTGACGTTAAGTTCACAgatcttaaaatatataag GTGGGCGCGCCGTCGCTGCCCGACTCGTGCATGCCGCTGGGCATGCGCGCGGCGGAGGCGCTGACGGCGCTGGTGGCGGTGTGGGCGGGGCCTGCGCTGGCGCACCGCCTGCTCGCCGTCTCCTTCGCGGCCGCGCCCGACGATCTGGCGCTGCACGCTAACCTCGCGGGCTTCGTGTGCGT GACTGCAGTGGACACAGAGCGACAAACTCTCACAATTCTGTCGCCGCAGCCGCGACCCCTCCCAAACACTATTTTGTTACTCTCAGAACTACAGTATATGGACAACCACTAG